A region of Catenibacterium mitsuokai DNA encodes the following proteins:
- a CDS encoding CHAT domain-containing protein — protein sequence MDTLTSLSNLAIFYSNLGDYNKALEMENRVYNSRKQILGERDLDTLTSLSNLAITYSDLGDYNKAMKLHEEVYVLRKQILGVNHPDTLTSLFNLAGYYSDLGDYSKAFELHNTVYNARKEILGETHPDTLTSLSNLAISYSNLGDYNKSVKLHEEVYISRKQILGVNHSDTLRSLYNLAISYSDLGDYNKACELENIIYNARKEILGKKHFDTLSALHNLAIHYFYLEDYNKALETENIVYTETKDSLGEKHLSTLMALDSIAIYCSKVGDYKKGFEIAKSVYSAKKVILGESHPGTLIALSKLISRQIHQDKTDNQSIKKNMTAYFENINNLKKTAFDIKDVSSRRNFLKSFNGVYKLLKVSVFERNIKDLLDYLFVNKNLSFEMDVNRFHNKNMGERLFLKEISNMIGNQLIIDFYELDDSKYGLILIKKGKYSQCVVDCEEIISGTFVNDEDIQLFIGSIRDYDHIYICPDGKLYNLSFERVLNCLNISYLSSVQTLFDNDTDDGNTDQLVSFIYPDFSGTQSEDNDRGDTKGVLYGSYLEGMFIHDIYGEKSTVYSSYQANHDNFFNTKRPRILHVSTHGDYLDNEHMEPMDRGVLCLSGYNVEDNNSGYISAREIQYMDLKGTELAVLSACNTGLGENISGEGIYGIRRAFELAGCQTLLLTVEEVDDFNSAIFMKSFYERYNQTNNIYQSFKDTKEYLKEHGLKELKELRTVFEKEMKNKIKNPFVYTRNLNEFNKRIEESETIGQIVRKKNNQYIQEDWNGFIIQGKIEN from the coding sequence TTGGATACGTTAACATCACTTTCCAATCTAGCAATTTTTTATTCTAATTTAGGAGATTACAACAAGGCATTAGAAATGGAGAATAGAGTTTACAATTCTAGAAAACAAATTCTGGGAGAGAGAGATTTAGATACGTTAACATCGCTTTCTAATCTAGCAATCACCTATTCTGATTTAGGGGATTATAACAAGGCGATGAAACTGCATGAAGAGGTTTATGTTTTAAGAAAACAGATTCTAGGAGTTAATCATCCAGATACATTAACATCACTTTTCAATCTGGCAGGCTATTATTCTGATTTAGGAGATTATAGTAAGGCGTTTGAATTACATAATACAGTTTATAATGCAAGAAAAGAAATTCTAGGAGAGACACATCCAGATACATTAACATCACTTTCTAATTTAGCAATCTCTTACTCTAATTTAGGAGATTACAACAAGTCGGTGAAACTGCATGAAGAAGTTTATATTTCAAGAAAACAGATTCTAGGAGTTAATCATTCAGATACATTAAGATCACTTTATAATTTAGCTATCTCATATTCTGATTTGGGGGATTATAACAAAGCATGTGAATTAGAGAACATAATTTATAATGCAAGAAAAGAAATTCTGGGAAAGAAGCATTTTGACACGCTATCTGCTTTACATAATTTAGCAATCCATTATTTTTATTTAGAAGATTATAACAAGGCATTAGAAACAGAAAATATAGTTTATACTGAAACAAAAGATAGTCTCGGGGAGAAGCATCTTAGTACATTGATGGCACTTGATAGTATAGCAATTTACTGTAGTAAGGTAGGAGATTATAAAAAAGGGTTTGAAATTGCAAAATCAGTTTATAGTGCAAAAAAAGTGATTTTAGGAGAGAGTCATCCTGGTACACTCATCGCATTAAGTAAATTAATTTCAAGACAGATTCATCAAGACAAAACAGATAATCAATCTATTAAGAAGAATATGACTGCATATTTTGAAAATATTAATAACCTTAAGAAAACTGCCTTTGATATAAAAGATGTCTCTTCTAGACGAAACTTTCTTAAATCATTCAATGGTGTATATAAATTATTGAAAGTCAGTGTTTTTGAAAGAAATATCAAAGACTTATTAGATTATCTTTTCGTCAATAAGAATCTATCTTTCGAGATGGATGTCAATAGATTCCACAATAAAAATATGGGGGAAAGATTATTTTTAAAAGAAATATCTAATATGATAGGTAATCAGCTGATTATTGATTTCTATGAACTTGATGATTCAAAGTATGGTCTTATTCTCATAAAGAAAGGAAAGTATTCACAGTGTGTTGTTGATTGTGAAGAAATTATCAGTGGTACATTTGTTAATGATGAAGATATTCAATTATTCATTGGTTCTATTAGAGACTATGATCATATTTATATCTGTCCTGATGGTAAACTCTATAACTTATCCTTTGAAAGAGTACTTAACTGTCTCAATATTTCTTATCTAAGTTCTGTACAGACACTCTTCGATAATGATACGGATGATGGTAACACAGATCAGCTTGTATCCTTTATCTATCCAGACTTCTCAGGTACACAATCTGAAGATAATGACAGAGGAGATACAAAAGGTGTACTCTATGGTTCATATCTAGAAGGTATGTTCATTCATGATATCTATGGTGAGAAGTCCACTGTATATAGTTCATATCAAGCTAATCATGATAACTTCTTCAATACAAAAAGGCCAAGAATACTACATGTTTCTACACATGGTGACTATCTAGATAATGAACATATGGAACCAATGGATAGAGGCGTTTTATGCTTATCAGGATATAATGTAGAAGATAATAATTCTGGTTATATCAGTGCTAGAGAAATACAGTATATGGACTTAAAGGGTACAGAACTAGCTGTATTATCAGCCTGTAATACAGGTTTAGGTGAGAATATAAGTGGTGAAGGTATTTATGGTATTAGAAGAGCTTTTGAACTTGCAGGATGCCAGACACTACTTCTTACTGTAGAAGAAGTAGATGACTTTAACTCTGCAATATTTATGAAATCATTCTATGAAAGATACAATCAGACAAACAATATCTATCAGTCCTTCAAGGATACCAAGGAATACTTGAAAGAACATGGCTTAAAAGAACTCAAAGAATTAAGAACTGTTTTTGAGAAAGAAATGAAAAACAAAATCAAGAATCCTTTCGTATATACAAGAAACCTTAATGAATTCAATAAAAGAATTGAGGAAAGTGAAACTATTGGACAAATAGTCAGAAAGAAGAATAATCAATATATTCAGGAAGACTGGAATGGATTCATTATTCAGGGAAAGATAGAAAACTAA
- a CDS encoding tetratricopeptide repeat protein → MGEKHPDTLDALEALAISYECLGDYNKVFEMRKAVYNGRKEFLDENNPDTLTSLSNLAISYYHLGDYNKALKTENKVYNARKEVLGERFGYVNITFQSSNFLF, encoded by the coding sequence TTGGGAGAAAAACATCCAGATACATTAGATGCATTAGAGGCTCTTGCAATTTCTTATGAATGTTTGGGAGATTACAACAAGGTGTTTGAAATGAGAAAAGCAGTTTATAACGGAAGAAAGGAATTTTTAGATGAGAATAATCCAGACACATTGACATCACTTTCTAATCTAGCAATCTCTTATTATCATTTAGGTGATTACAATAAGGCTTTAAAAACAGAGAATAAAGTTTATAATGCAAGAAAAGAGGTTCTAGGAGAGAGATTTGGATACGTTAACATCACTTTCCAATCTAGCAATTTTTTATTCTAA
- a CDS encoding methylated-DNA--[protein]-cysteine S-methyltransferase, with the protein MTYIGHYQSPLGDILIAVDEIGVYGLWFENQKYYASGLKEPYEEKETELILKVKRWLDLYFKKEQPSIDFPLHFIGTDFQKEVWDILCDIPYGHTMTYGEIANILAQRRGVKRFSAQAVGGAVGHNRISIIVPCHRVLGSNGSLTGYAGGIDRKEALLELEGNK; encoded by the coding sequence ATGACTTATATTGGACATTATCAATCACCATTAGGAGATATACTTATTGCGGTAGATGAAATAGGTGTATATGGCTTATGGTTTGAGAATCAGAAGTATTATGCATCAGGATTAAAAGAACCTTATGAAGAAAAAGAAACAGAACTAATTTTAAAGGTAAAGAGATGGCTTGATCTTTATTTTAAGAAAGAACAGCCATCTATTGATTTTCCTCTTCACTTCATAGGTACAGACTTTCAAAAAGAAGTATGGGATATTCTTTGTGATATTCCTTATGGACATACAATGACTTATGGAGAGATTGCGAATATATTGGCACAAAGAAGAGGTGTTAAAAGATTCTCTGCTCAGGCAGTAGGAGGAGCAGTAGGACATAATAGAATAAGTATTATTGTACCTTGTCATAGAGTGTTAGGGAGCAATGGTAGTTTAACAGGTTATGCAGGTGGTATAGATAGAAAAGAAGCGTTATTAGAGTTAGAAGGGAATAAATGA
- a CDS encoding family 1 glycosylhydrolase — MWGVIDIVSAESFEMEKRYGVVYVDANNLGQGTYKRYKKDSFKWYHDFIEN; from the coding sequence ATGTGGGGTGTTATTGATATTGTTTCTGCAGAAAGCTTTGAAATGGAAAAACGTTATGGCGTTGTTTATGTAGATGCTAATAATCTAGGTCAGGGTACTTATAAGAGATATAAGAAGGATAGCTTTAAATGGTATCATGACTTTATTGAAAATTAA
- a CDS encoding family 1 glycosylhydrolase, with amino-acid sequence MKKTKDILWGGATASSQYEGGYKEGGKGLDTQDCRPYLKNI; translated from the coding sequence ATGAAAAAGACAAAAGATATATTATGGGGTGGAGCCACTGCTAGCAGTCAATATGAAGGTGGCTATAAAGAAGGCGGTAAAGGCTTAGATACACAGGATTGTAGACCCTATCTAAAAAACATCTGA
- a CDS encoding N-acetylglucosamine kinase has translation MLYIGIDGGGTKTKMVLFDENGSRLKELILPTVHVLTQPQDQSIEILRDGVNQLDPDHTAIIGAGLAGYGQQKELRDKIEYICKEAFEDRTFVVESDVRIAIEGALDGHDGIVVIAGTGSIALSLKNNKLTRCGGWGYQLGDEGSAYWIAKKMFNTFCKEIDGRLEKTVLYDLVMRECHLDIDYDIITFMNSLDRTSIASYAYINGLAANQGDPYAIEIYRQAALEIRSLIQTLLKEHDSTSRISYIGGVFEHASKYILPILNETIENLISPIHTPEYGAYKLARKLG, from the coding sequence ATGTTGTATATAGGTATAGATGGCGGAGGTACAAAAACAAAGATGGTTCTTTTTGATGAGAACGGATCTCGTTTAAAAGAATTAATCCTTCCTACAGTACATGTTTTAACTCAGCCACAAGATCAATCTATTGAAATATTAAGAGATGGTGTCAATCAGCTAGATCCTGATCATACTGCAATAATAGGTGCAGGACTTGCAGGATATGGCCAACAGAAAGAATTAAGAGATAAAATAGAATACATATGTAAAGAAGCATTTGAAGATAGAACTTTTGTCGTAGAAAGTGATGTAAGAATTGCGATAGAAGGTGCATTAGATGGTCATGATGGTATTGTGGTCATTGCAGGAACAGGCAGTATTGCCTTATCCCTTAAGAATAATAAGCTGACACGTTGTGGGGGCTGGGGTTATCAATTAGGTGATGAAGGCAGTGCTTATTGGATTGCGAAGAAGATGTTTAATACATTCTGTAAAGAAATAGATGGCAGACTAGAAAAGACAGTTCTTTATGATCTTGTTATGAGAGAATGTCATCTAGATATTGATTATGATATTATCACATTTATGAATAGTCTTGATCGTACATCTATTGCATCCTATGCTTATATCAATGGATTAGCTGCCAATCAGGGAGATCCTTATGCGATAGAAATATATAGACAGGCAGCATTAGAAATTCGTTCACTCATACAAACACTCTTAAAAGAACATGATTCAACATCTCGTATTTCCTATATTGGAGGCGTATTTGAACATGCTTCCAAGTATATTCTACCTATTCTAAATGAAACAATAGAGAATCTTATTTCACCTATCCATACACCGGAATATGGTGCTTATAAGCTTGCAAGGAAACTAGGGTGA
- the murQ gene encoding N-acetylmuramic acid 6-phosphate etherase, which translates to MNLNNLDTEQSNPDSLHIDEMSTIDILTTINNEDQKVALAVKDVLPQISDAVDCIYQQMSQGGRLIYIGAGTSGRLGVLDASECPPTYGVDPQLVQGLIAGGNIALTTAIEGAEDSQELAVEDLKNIHLTDKDVVCGIAASGRTPYVIGGLQYARTLGCQTVSICCVHNGKISKYSHYPIEVITGAEVVTGSTRMKAGTAQKLVLNMLSTSVMIKRGKVYKNLMVDVQPTNEKLKIRAVNIVSQSLDCSEEESIALLTKCHYNVKIAILSGLTGKDEKECEEALLKNNGNISKTVKSYL; encoded by the coding sequence ATGAACTTAAATAACTTAGATACAGAACAGTCAAATCCTGACTCATTACATATAGATGAAATGTCTACGATAGATATTCTCACAACTATTAATAATGAAGATCAGAAGGTGGCTTTAGCTGTAAAAGACGTCTTACCGCAAATTTCAGATGCTGTTGACTGTATCTATCAACAGATGAGTCAAGGTGGCAGATTGATATATATTGGTGCTGGTACATCAGGGAGATTAGGTGTACTAGATGCATCAGAGTGTCCTCCTACTTATGGTGTTGATCCTCAACTAGTACAAGGATTAATAGCTGGTGGGAACATCGCACTCACAACTGCAATAGAAGGTGCAGAAGATTCTCAGGAACTTGCTGTAGAGGACTTAAAGAATATCCACTTAACAGACAAAGATGTTGTATGTGGTATTGCAGCATCAGGCAGAACACCTTATGTCATTGGCGGACTTCAATATGCGCGCACACTAGGATGCCAGACAGTTTCTATCTGTTGTGTTCACAATGGAAAAATATCAAAATACTCCCACTATCCAATAGAAGTAATTACGGGTGCAGAAGTCGTAACTGGCTCTACAAGAATGAAGGCTGGTACCGCACAAAAACTTGTTTTAAATATGCTTTCTACATCTGTAATGATCAAAAGAGGAAAGGTCTATAAAAACCTAATGGTTGATGTACAGCCTACCAATGAAAAACTTAAGATCAGAGCTGTCAACATTGTCTCACAATCTTTAGATTGTTCTGAAGAAGAATCAATCGCACTATTAACTAAATGTCACTACAATGTAAAGATTGCGATTCTATCTGGTTTAACAGGTAAAGATGAAAAAGAATGTGAAGAAGCTCTTCTAAAAAACAATGGAAATATCAGTAAAACTGTAAAAAGTTATCTATAG
- a CDS encoding MurR/RpiR family transcriptional regulator encodes MNAYIRIKEYNDSYTATEKLIAEYILENDILQDSAQALGEKTNTSAAAIIRFSKKIGFKGFSDLKMNLAQSTKEEKQQEVDLIFEPEDNISTLVEKGCRLNMNTVLKTYQLINIDTLEESIDLLNNASTIYLFGVGGSSVIGLDIYQKLMRIGKKVIYNADLHVQMTFAQSMDQNDAALIISYSGSTTGLVDVARVLHEKQIPVISITQINANPISKLSTYSLKVPSEEKALRIGAVSSRISSFVITDLLYYGVFKKNFEEHKKNLIDSKDNVSILKK; translated from the coding sequence ATGAACGCATATATAAGAATTAAAGAATACAATGATAGCTATACTGCAACAGAAAAGCTCATAGCTGAATATATACTAGAAAATGATATCTTACAGGATTCTGCTCAAGCACTAGGTGAAAAGACTAATACCTCTGCAGCTGCTATTATCCGTTTCTCAAAGAAAATAGGTTTTAAAGGCTTTAGTGATTTAAAGATGAACCTAGCTCAATCAACTAAAGAAGAAAAACAACAAGAAGTAGATCTCATCTTTGAACCAGAAGATAATATCAGTACATTAGTAGAAAAAGGCTGTAGACTAAACATGAATACAGTCTTAAAAACATATCAGTTAATAAACATAGATACACTAGAAGAATCAATAGACTTACTCAACAATGCTTCTACTATCTATCTCTTTGGTGTAGGTGGTTCATCAGTTATTGGTTTAGATATCTACCAAAAACTCATGCGTATAGGTAAGAAGGTGATCTATAACGCTGATCTTCATGTACAGATGACCTTCGCCCAAAGCATGGATCAAAATGATGCAGCACTTATTATCAGTTACTCAGGTTCTACCACTGGTTTAGTAGATGTTGCTAGAGTATTACATGAAAAACAAATACCAGTTATATCTATAACACAAATTAACGCTAATCCAATCTCTAAACTAAGTACTTATTCACTCAAAGTACCAAGTGAAGAAAAAGCTTTGCGTATTGGTGCTGTCTCTTCTCGTATCTCTTCATTTGTGATAACTGACTTATTGTACTATGGTGTATTTAAGAAGAACTTTGAAGAACATAAAAAGAATCTCATAGACTCAAAAGACAATGTCTCTATACTCAAAAAGTAG
- the istB gene encoding IS21-like element helper ATPase IstB, whose product MSSQDTVKKLRQMRLPVIAEQYEIQISDPSYNQLSFEERFNELIDMEYESRVNHTITKYIKDAHFYDSTASIEDINYNPDRKLNRSQMEELATNNYIERGLNVIFVGASGCGKTWLSNALGVHACRNRKTVLYIRLPELFSKFEEKRIQGKYNEYLKRLGKYDLLIIDEFLLKPTNESERSDLLELMEVRCNRKSTIFCSQYSFDGWHQLLDGGPIADAILDRIINSSYLITLHGKSLREEYSRIKQ is encoded by the coding sequence ATGAGTAGTCAGGATACAGTAAAAAAACTCAGACAGATGAGATTGCCTGTAATAGCTGAACAATATGAAATTCAAATCAGTGATCCAAGCTATAATCAGTTATCTTTTGAAGAAAGATTTAATGAACTGATTGATATGGAATATGAAAGCAGAGTCAATCATACAATCACAAAATATATAAAAGATGCCCATTTTTATGATTCTACAGCGAGCATAGAAGATATCAACTATAATCCAGATAGAAAACTTAATCGCTCTCAGATGGAAGAACTGGCTACAAATAATTACATAGAAAGAGGTCTCAATGTCATATTTGTAGGTGCTTCAGGCTGTGGGAAGACATGGCTGTCTAATGCATTAGGAGTACATGCCTGTCGCAATAGAAAGACAGTGCTATATATCAGATTGCCTGAATTATTTTCAAAATTTGAAGAAAAGAGAATTCAAGGAAAATACAATGAGTACTTAAAGAGATTGGGGAAGTATGACCTATTGATCATCGATGAATTTTTATTGAAACCAACTAACGAATCTGAAAGAAGCGACCTTCTAGAGTTGATGGAAGTTCGTTGTAATAGAAAATCAACCATTTTCTGCAGTCAATATTCTTTCGATGGATGGCATCAATTATTAGATGGAGGACCTATTGCAGACGCTATTTTAGATAGAATCATTAATAGTTCCTATCTTATTACTTTACACGGAAAATCATTACGTGAAGAATACTCAAGAATAAAACAATAA
- the istA gene encoding IS21 family transposase: MRDVKKILEMKSQNFSQRKIAEALKVSRDTVRKVSKAADENNICWSMIQNQNEMEVQKLLFGKETKLNLIIKQPDYQYIHKELLRPGTNIRLLWEEYAEDCRNSNFPFYQYSYFCEKYRDYVKKNNLTMHITHKPGDKLMVDWNGTTMCVFDRYTGESIKAYLFEATLPFSMLCYVQACPTMKIADWIDCHINAYRYFEGVTRLLVPDNLKTGVISNKKYEDPVLNKSYQEMADHYDTTIIPARVRKPKDKAAVEGSVGDCTIAIVGKLRNRKFFSFNDLNAAILKELDVFNNKPFQKREGSRRSVYLDEEKDYMHPLPETPFELSSWKRAKVQLNYHISVDKMNYSVPHEYVGNYVDVKLTKSTVTVYYKTNQICSHQRLYGRVNQYSTNESHMPENHRKFQWNKERFVNWALSIGPETTRVVERLFERCKVEEQAYKGCLSLLKLSDKYGKARLEDACKLALKHIYQPSYKNIKMILQSNQDMKDRSTTNNKYVSDTLAFVRGKDYYGGKNNE; the protein is encoded by the coding sequence ATGCGAGATGTTAAGAAGATTTTGGAAATGAAATCTCAAAATTTCAGTCAGCGAAAGATAGCTGAAGCACTTAAGGTATCAAGAGATACAGTAAGAAAAGTATCTAAAGCAGCTGATGAAAATAATATTTGTTGGTCAATGATCCAGAATCAGAATGAAATGGAAGTACAGAAACTATTATTTGGAAAGGAGACTAAACTTAATCTGATTATTAAGCAACCTGATTATCAGTATATTCATAAAGAACTGTTAAGACCAGGGACAAACATCAGATTATTATGGGAAGAATATGCAGAAGATTGCAGAAACAGTAACTTCCCATTCTATCAGTACAGTTACTTCTGTGAAAAGTATCGTGATTATGTAAAGAAAAACAATCTTACAATGCATATCACACATAAGCCAGGGGATAAATTAATGGTGGATTGGAATGGAACCACCATGTGTGTATTCGATCGTTATACTGGTGAAAGTATTAAAGCGTATCTATTTGAAGCAACACTTCCATTCAGCATGCTTTGTTATGTTCAGGCTTGTCCTACTATGAAGATTGCAGACTGGATTGATTGCCATATCAATGCCTACAGATACTTTGAAGGCGTAACTAGACTGCTGGTTCCTGATAACCTTAAGACAGGTGTCATATCAAATAAGAAGTATGAGGATCCTGTTCTCAATAAGTCTTACCAGGAAATGGCTGATCACTATGATACAACTATTATTCCTGCAAGAGTCCGAAAACCAAAAGATAAAGCGGCTGTCGAAGGGTCTGTTGGTGATTGTACAATCGCTATTGTTGGTAAGCTAAGAAACAGAAAGTTCTTTTCTTTTAACGATTTAAATGCAGCTATATTAAAGGAACTGGATGTTTTCAATAATAAACCCTTTCAGAAAAGAGAAGGCTCAAGAAGATCAGTTTATCTGGATGAGGAAAAAGATTATATGCACCCTCTTCCTGAAACTCCATTTGAACTGAGTTCCTGGAAGCGTGCAAAGGTTCAACTCAATTATCATATTTCAGTTGATAAGATGAATTATTCTGTACCGCATGAATATGTAGGCAATTATGTAGATGTTAAGCTGACTAAAAGTACTGTAACTGTCTACTATAAAACGAATCAGATTTGTTCACATCAGAGACTTTATGGACGTGTAAATCAATATTCGACCAATGAAAGTCATATGCCTGAAAATCACAGAAAGTTCCAGTGGAATAAGGAACGTTTTGTAAACTGGGCATTATCCATTGGTCCAGAAACAACCAGAGTTGTAGAAAGATTATTTGAACGATGCAAAGTAGAAGAACAGGCTTATAAGGGCTGTCTATCATTACTCAAATTATCTGATAAATATGGAAAAGCCAGACTTGAAGATGCGTGTAAATTGGCGTTGAAGCACATCTATCAGCCTAGCTATAAGAATATTAAAATGATTCTACAGTCAAATCAAGACATGAAAGATAGAAGTACTACAAATAATAAATACGTCTCAGATACGCTTGCATTTGTACGTGGTAAAGATTATTACGGAGGAAAAAACAATGAGTAG
- a CDS encoding SprT-like domain-containing protein, which produces MSNKVWDEERIREEFKKLDSITGLHGADLPITFGKAKHTLGCFYIDTINKKPKKFHFSLFYFGNPEWSEASALDVIRHEYAHYMDYMFNGNSSHGASWKACCRKIGALPSRLYNPKVEEINLHMENKQKEIDSQIESIKQGNMVIHPTYGIGIVNSISDDKTKLYINFNNEVRCLSAPWVTEHCQIVK; this is translated from the coding sequence ATGTCAAATAAAGTATGGGATGAAGAAAGAATTAGAGAAGAATTTAAAAAGCTAGATAGTATTACTGGACTACATGGAGCTGATTTACCTATCACATTCGGAAAAGCTAAACATACATTAGGATGTTTCTATATTGACACTATTAATAAGAAACCTAAGAAGTTTCATTTCTCATTGTTTTATTTTGGGAATCCTGAATGGTCAGAAGCATCTGCTTTAGATGTAATCAGGCATGAATATGCGCATTATATGGATTATATGTTTAATGGTAATTCAAGTCATGGTGCTTCATGGAAAGCTTGTTGTCGAAAGATTGGAGCATTGCCTTCAAGGCTTTATAATCCAAAAGTAGAAGAGATTAATCTCCATATGGAGAATAAACAAAAGGAAATTGATTCACAAATTGAATCTATTAAACAAGGAAATATGGTTATTCACCCTACATATGGTATTGGTATTGTGAATAGTATTTCTGATGATAAAACAAAACTATACATTAACTTCAACAATGAAGTGAGATGTTTAAGTGCTCCATGGGTGACTGAACATTGTCAGATTGTTAAATAA
- the csm6 gene encoding type III-A CRISPR-associated CARF protein Csm6, with amino-acid sequence MGKKILFSPVGGTDPISENNYRDGSMLHICRHYKPDKVILYLSKEMAEKHHKYNPYGYCIEKLAELQSRHIDVEYIERNELTKVQEFDYFYKDFRNILMDIMGDMDEDDEFLLNISSGTPAMKSGLVVLKTLGELPCRTIQVVTPTGKLNEHSHKENDYETLWELDEDNNPDSANRCIEVECPTLAIIKKEEIIKKHIEAYDYSAALQVAKTIKKSAMDKGYYSLIEMAKYRESLDYKKALEISSKEKVYCFPVTDDKGIKLFEYALNIDVKRRRHEYADFIRSITPLFVDLFELVLKHETGIDINKYCRIEKKKKHSMRVWDLEKLNGSDVLKSLNNYYLNGFKEGPIYSEPLVVLLNDFIPSSRKEAADLVSDLRSVEGNIRNITAHEMVCVTDDVIKDKTNFSSNAIMKKIEKVFSYTDLDIKDEYWNSYDLMNQLIIERID; translated from the coding sequence ATGGGTAAAAAGATTTTGTTTTCTCCTGTAGGAGGTACTGATCCAATATCTGAAAATAACTATAGAGATGGTTCTATGCTGCATATATGCAGACATTATAAGCCAGATAAAGTTATTTTATATTTATCTAAAGAGATGGCTGAAAAGCATCATAAATATAATCCATATGGGTACTGTATAGAGAAGTTAGCTGAATTACAAAGTAGACATATAGATGTGGAATATATAGAACGTAATGAATTAACTAAAGTACAAGAGTTTGATTACTTCTATAAGGATTTCAGAAATATATTAATGGATATTATGGGAGATATGGATGAAGATGATGAATTCCTTTTAAATATATCTTCTGGTACACCAGCAATGAAGAGTGGGTTAGTTGTATTAAAGACATTAGGAGAATTACCTTGTCGTACAATACAGGTTGTCACACCAACAGGTAAACTTAATGAACATTCTCATAAAGAAAATGATTATGAGACTTTATGGGAATTAGACGAAGACAATAATCCAGATTCTGCAAATAGATGTATAGAAGTAGAATGTCCTACATTAGCTATTATTAAGAAAGAAGAAATTATTAAGAAGCATATAGAAGCTTATGATTATTCTGCAGCATTACAAGTAGCGAAGACTATCAAAAAGAGTGCTATGGATAAAGGTTATTATTCTTTGATTGAAATGGCTAAGTATAGGGAATCATTGGATTATAAGAAAGCATTAGAAATCTCTTCAAAAGAGAAAGTTTATTGTTTTCCTGTAACGGATGATAAAGGTATTAAACTATTTGAGTATGCATTAAATATTGATGTAAAGAGAAGAAGACATGAATATGCGGATTTTATTAGATCTATTACGCCTTTATTTGTAGACTTGTTTGAATTGGTATTAAAACATGAAACAGGCATTGATATTAATAAGTATTGTAGAATAGAGAAGAAGAAAAAACATTCTATGCGTGTATGGGATTTAGAGAAACTAAATGGTAGTGATGTTTTGAAATCATTGAATAATTACTATTTAAATGGTTTTAAAGAAGGTCCTATATATTCTGAACCATTGGTTGTATTATTGAATGATTTTATACCTAGTAGTAGAAAAGAAGCAGCAGATCTCGTTTCAGATCTACGTAGTGTAGAAGGTAATATTCGTAATATTACAGCACATGAAATGGTTTGTGTTACAGATGATGTAATAAAGGATAAGACTAACTTCTCTTCTAATGCGATTATGAAAAAGATAGAGAAAGTATTTAGTTATACAGATTTAGATATTAAGGATGAATACTGGAATAGTTATGATCTGATGAATCAGTTGATTATTGAAAGAATTGATTAA